From the genome of Bacteroidales bacterium:
GGATTCCGGTTTCCTTGACTGCTTTCTGTTCTGTCGTTTCTTTGAAGTTCCCAAGCATCAACCGGATCTTGTAAGTGCCAATCGTACAAAGTTTGTAAACTTGCTAAACCGGTTATGGAACCGGCTTGTGTCGGATACATAGTGTAAAAATAAAATGCTGCTCTTGCAACATCACCGCAATGGTCTTCTCTCGGTTCAAAGTTTGAACTTGTATTTAGCTCACTGTATGCATCAATATTTGATGTAGGTGTTGAGGTTAATACGGTTAAACCGCTGTTTGAACCGTTTACAATATACCATTTGTCTGTTGAATTATCATTTATTTCTGCAAAATCCAAACTGCCTCTTGCTCCGTTTACATCTCCGTGTGTAGGGAAAAGATGAAAAATATCCGAAACCATAGGATCAGCACTGCCAAACCAAGATTGAGGAATTGTATGTTCGCAATTAATAGGATTCAAATATGTTGTGTTACTTGCCGTTTGATGAAATCCTGTATAAACACAATAAACTTGTCCGTCTGATTTCTTGTCAATATAACTGTACATTTGTTTACGAGCATTGTCATATCCTAATGTATTATGATACCCGTCATACCAATTGGTTTTAAGCCAGGTTCTTAAAGCACTTCCCGACAAATCGGAGGGAGGCTGAGCTTGTGAAAAAATTAAATTAGAAGATAGAAAGAGTATTGCAAAAAATAGTAGTTTTCTCATTTTGTGATATTGATTTAATTAAAATATGAATGCAAAGATATTATTTTTTAATAAAAAAAGACGTACCTTTTAATGATACGTCTTTTTTTGCTTTTAAAACCTAAGGTTTTATTTTTTTACAAATTTAGCAATACTTGAAGTACCGTCAATATTTTCAATATTGATTAAATAAACTCCGTTTGTTAAGTTTCTGACATTCAAGTTGTAATTATTTGCGTTAATATCATTAACATTCATAACCCTTTGACCTATAACATTAGAAATTGCAATATTTTTAATGTTAGAATCACTGTTAATATTTAACACTGAAGTTGCAGGGTTAGGATAAATTGATAAATTACTGTTTATTTCAGAAACAGAAACTGTTCCTGTAACGAGAATATTATCAATTTGGACTGTTGTGGTTTCACCTGCACCTGTATCATCTCCGTCATAAACAAATGCAATATAAGCTGTACCGGTATATGAAGATAAGCTCATTGTTCCTGCTGTTGCAAATGTTCCGTATCCGACTGTTGGTGTTGTAGGAATAGAAAAATTACTTGTAATATCTGTCCATGTAGCTCCTGCAATATTTGAACCGTCAAAGTCGGTAGAAATAAAAACTGTTAATGCGACATGTGTCCAGTAGCCGATATTTACATCAAAAGAAAAGTCATTAGTTCCGTCTAAAGTTAAAGAAGGAGTAATTAACCAGCCTTGGTTTACTTCTCCCGATCCGTATGAACTTAGTTGAGCATATAAATTGCTGTATGATTTAGTTTGCCATGCTCTTGTGCCGACTTCAGCAGAGTTAGTCCACCCTGTTAATACAATGTCTGTTCCGTCACCTGCTGTAGATTCAAAATCTTCAGATAAAATCTGTGCGTTTGCTCCTGAAAAAGCAAATGCGATAATAACAATTAATAGTAAACGTTTTTTCATTTTATAAAAATTTAAGTGAATAAAAAATATTTAAAATAGTTTCCAAAGTTAGAAAAATAAAATTGGATAATCAATAAATATTTAATTTTTATTTTTCCTTAATTAAAAATAAATATACCGGAAAGTGGTCACTGTATCCGTTTTGAAATAAATCAAAAGAAAAAGTTCTTTTCGGGTAACCTTTATATCTTCCCTCGGTGCTTATTATAAATTTTTTTCTGAAAATATTTGTTTTCCAGTAAACAAAAGAACTCCTATCCTCTGAAATCAGCCCTTGCGAAATTATTAATTGATCGAATAAGCTCCATGCATCTCTGTAAGCCGTTGTGCCGACACCTCTTTTATACACATTGTAATACGGATTAAAAAGTTCTCCGGGTTTAAGTTTGTTAATATGCCTGTTTGAAAAAAGATGTTTTTTTACGCTTTCATTATCAGGGTTGTCATTTAAATCACCCATAACAATTATTTTTGCATCGGTATCTAAAAATAAAATGGAGTCAACTAACAAACGAGACAAGTCGCCTGCGGCATTTCTTTTAGGCTCACTTATTTTTTGTCCGCCGCCTCTTGAAGGCCAGTGGTTTACAATAAAATTAAGAGTGTCTCCGTCGTAAATACCCGTTACTACAAGTTGTGCCCTTGTTTCGTCTGTTGAATCAAAACTGAATTTTAATACATGAGAACTTGTGTGTAATATTTTAAAGTAATCTTTTCGATATATTAAACCGACATCAATACCACGCTCATCCGGTGAATCATAGTGAATGATGCCATAATTCGAAGATTTTAATTGCGGCATTTTAATTAAATCTTCTAAAACACTTCTGTTCTCAATTTCAGAAACACCTAATATATGAGGTCCTCCTTTTATAACTTCATCACCTATTTGCGAAATAACATCAGCCATTTTATTCAGCTTTTTATAGTATCGTTCACCTGTCCATACTTTTTTTCCGCTCGGCAGAAACTCATAATCGTAAGTGTCAGGAGAGTCTATAGTGTCGAAAAGATTTTCAAGATTATAAAACCCGACACATGCAACCTTATATTGTTTTTTTTGAGCTTGTATTTCAGACGTAAAAATTAATGCTGAAAAAAGAATAAATATTGTTTTAGTTTTTAAGATTTTATTAAACATCTTTTAATAATTTAGTATTTATATATAAAATATTATATTTGCCACCCTTTTTAAAAAAGAATTCAAAATTAGAATAAAAATTTAATATACAAAAATAGAGATTATGAGAAGACTTTTTTTTATGTCCCTATTTTTTGTTTTTGCATTTTCAACAATATATGCACAAAGCAAAATTTCAGGAACAGTTAAAGACAAAGATACACAAAAAGCTTTGTCCGGTGTAATTGTCAGTTTACAAGGAACTGAATTTAGTACAAAAACTGATAATACAGGTAAATTTGAGCTTTTAAATGTTCCGGAAGGTACATATTCATTAAAACTGTCTTTTGCAGATTTTGATAATTTTTCCCAAAAAATTAAGATTGGAAGTTCAGATGTTAACCTCGGAGAAATTTTGATGTCTGAAAATCACATAGGCGGAGAAGATGCGATTATTGAACTTTCAAATGATGAATTAAGCGGAGGTGATGATGATTTGCAAACAAATGTGTCAGGAATTTTACATGGCTCGAGAGATGTGTTTTTATCAACAGCAGGATATACTTTCGGTCCTATGAGATTCAGGTTAAGAGGATATGACAATAAATATTCTGATTTACACATGAACGGTGTGCAAACTAATGATATGGAATCAGGGCGTGCAGTTTGGGCGTATTGGGGAGGATTAAATGATGCCGTGAGAAATTCTGAAACACATAAAGGAATTGCTGAGATTGATTTCGGTTTCGGAGGAATAGGCGGATCAACAAATATTAACACCAGAGCATCGCAAATAAGAGTAGGAACGAAGTTTACTTACTCTTTCACAAACAGAAACTATTATCACAGAGCAATGTTTTTACATTCAACCGGGATGATGGAGAATGGTTGGGCATTTGCTTTTTCGGGTTCAAAAAGATATGCGGAAGAAGGTTATACTGAAGGAACTTTTTATGACGCTTATGCCTATTTTGCGGCAGCCGAAAAAAAGTTTAACGATAAACACAGTATAGGTATTGTTGCGTTCGGTTCTCCTTCAAAAAGAGGCGGAAGAAGTGCAACAACACAAGAAGTTTATGATTTAACAAGCGGATTGTATAACGGACATAAAAAATATAATCCTAATTGGGGGTGGCAAGACGGGGAAAAAAGAAATGCAAAAATTACAGACTCTCATACACCGATGTTTATTTTTACGCATTATTGGGATATTGATAATTCAAGCAAATTACAAACATCACTGTCTTACTCAAGAGGAAAATATAATAAAACTTCTTTAAATTGGTATGAAGGAGCAGACCCGAGACCTGATTATTACAGATATTTGCCGAGTTATATGACAGGTGAAGATGCAATTACAAGACGAACTGAGGAATTCCAAAACGGTGAACGACAAATAGATTGGGATGCAATGTATCAAGCAAATTATACCAGCTTTGATACTATTTATGATGCTGACGGAATTGTCGGAAATACATTGACAGGAAGAAAATCTCAGTTTATTGTTGAAGACAGAAGAAATGAAAATAACCAATTTCAATTTAATTCTGTTTATAAAAAAATGTTGAATGATAATTTTAAAGTAACAGCAGGAATTCAACACAGATATTATAAAGCACGACATTATAAAACCTTGCTTGATTTATTAGGAGGAGAGTTTATTGTTGATATAGATAAATATGCCAGCAGAGATTTAGCCGGAGAAGGTGTTGATTTCAATGATATCAGATATCCTAATAATATTATTGATGAAGTAGGAGAAGTTTTCGGAAATGACTATTATGCCACCGTTAATTATTCGGAATTATGGGCACAAGCATCTTACAGTTTGAATAAATTTGACTTTTATTTCACAGGAAACGGTTCTTATACAAATTTTTGGAGAACAGGTAATATGCAAAACGGAAAATTTCCTGATAATTCTTTCGGAGATTCAGAAAAACCGGCTTTTATTAATTACGGTGTAAAATTCGGTTCTACTTATAAAATATCCGGTATGCATTTTTTACACGCAGATGCTGCATATTTAACAAAAGCTCCTGATTTCAGAAACGCATTTGTATCTCCCAGAACAAGAAATCAAATTGTTGACGGTTTAACAAGTGAAACTATTCTTTCTGCACAAGGAGGTTATGTTTTGCAATCTTCAAAACTAAAAGCAACTCTTGATGTTTTTTATACCGAATTTAAAGACCAAACAGAAGTAAGAAGTTTTTATTTTGACGAATATAACAATTTTGTAAATTTTGTAATGACCGGAATTAACAAAACGCATCAAGGTATTGAACTCGGTGCTGAATATACAATATTGCCGGGTTTATCTGTTTACGGTGTAGGGTCTTTAGGTTATTACAGGTGGACATCTCGCCCGAGTTTCAGTATTTATGTTGATAATAGTGCCGAAGTACAGTATAATAAAGAAACAGTTTATGCTGAAGGCTTTTTAATAGGAGGAACTCCTCAAACAGCCTATTCGGCAGGATTTAAATACTTTGCTCCGAAATATTGGAGGGTAGGAGTAAGTGCTAATTACTTGGCAGACAGATACCTTTCATTCAGTGCTTTAACCAGAACTGTTGATGCCGTAAAATATACTGACCACTCTACCGATGAATATACCGCTTTAATTGAACAAGACAGGCTTCCGGATTCGTTTACTGTTGATGCATTTATAGGAAAATCTTTCAGGTTTGATTATAAATATTATTTGAACATAAGTTTAAATGTTACTAATATATTAAATAATACAGATATAATTACCGGAGGTTACGAGCAAGCCAGATTAGATTTGGGTAACTATGATAAATTTCCGCCGAAATATTATTATTTTTCCGGTTTACAGTATTATTTAAACATAAATTTCAGATTTTAAATTAATTATATATCGATATGAAAAATATTATTAAAATAACTATAGTTTTCGCATCTGTTTTTGTTATAATAAACGGATGTGTAAAAGAAAATTTTGATGTTACTCCCGAATATGTTACAACTTGGCAGGCAAACACTTCAATTTCTGAGCTAAGAGCAATGTATGTAAACGAACCTGTTTTAATTACAGAGGACATTATTATTAAAGGTGTCGTAATTTCAAGTGACGAAAACGGTAATTTTTATAAAGAATTATTTATACAAGAAGGAAAAAGCGGAATAGGAATTGAAATTGACCAAACCTATCTTTATGAAAAATATCCGATAGGGAAAATGGTTTATGTTAAATGTAAAGGTCTTTATTTAGGAATGGATTATGATGTAATGAAACTTGGCTCAAATACTGCGATTGACAGAATTAAAAGCGTGGAAGTTGATGATTATATTGATATTTCAACAGGCGGAACTCCGGCTGAACCGATGGTAATCACACTTGATAATTTAGCAAATGCTGATTCTTTAATAGGTTCACTTATTAAAATTGAAAATGTGCAATTTGATGATCCTCAGCAAACCTATGTTGCTGCGGGCGAACATTATGCCGAAAGGTCAATATCTGATTGCAGCGGAAACAGTATAATTTTAAGTACAAGTGAATATGTAGATTTTAAAAATGATTCTTTACCGGCAGGTAACGGAACAATAAGTGCGATATTAAGTAAATTTTCCGGAAATTATCAGTTAAGAATTAATTCCGGAAATGATGTAAATTTTATCGGTACACGTTGTGCTAAACAGAATAAACAATAAAAATAAATATTATGACAAAATATATAAAAATTACGTTATTTATAATTATAAGCATGGTTTTACTATCATCATGTATTAATAATAAATTTAATGAACCGGATGAAGCCGTTTACAATACTGACATTGAGGCAACAACAACTATTGCCGAATTAGTAAACTTATACGAGGGAGCATTAACCTATTTAGATACAAATGTTGTTATCTCAGGAACAGTTATTGCAAACGATAAAACAGGAAATTTCTACAAATCAATTGTAATTCAGGACAGTACGGCAGGAATTGAAATAAGCCTTAATGCTTATGAATTACATAATACATATCACATCGGTGATTTGATTTTTGTAAAGTGCAACGGCTTATATCTCGGAGAATACGGAGGAGTAGTACAATTAGGAGCTGAATATGAAGGCGGTATCGGCAGAATTGAAGAGCCTATGATTAAAGATTATTTATTTAAATCTGAAGGCGGAATACCGATAAAACCTAAAACTTTTTCATTAGCGGCACCTAATGCTTCTTATGTTAATCAATTGGTTATTTTAAAAGATGTTCAGTTCGGTTTGAATTCTCTCGGAGAAACATACGGAGATGCCGAATTTCAATTAGACAGAGATATTCCTGTTGAAGATTGTGACGGTAATTCTGTTACTGTGAGAACAAGCGGTTATGCAGATTTTGCAAGAGACACAATTGCAACCGGTAACGGAAACATGATTGCCGTACTAAGTATTTATAACGGCCAATTTCAATTAACCCTGAGAGATCCGAGCGAAGTTGTTTTTAATAACAGTCGTTGCGGTGCCGTATTTCAAGAAACATTTGAAGGAAACTTGGGAGCTTTTAATGCGTACAGTGTTATCGGCGATAATCAAATCTGGGAATACAGTTCTTCTTTTGATGCTGCCGTAATGAGCGGGTATGACGGAGGAAATTTTGCTAACGAAGACTGGTTAATTTCAAATGCAATTGATTTGTCCGGATATCAGAATATTGTGCTTAATTTCCGTCACGCATGGAATTATAGAACATCAAACGGAACCAACGATGTTGAAGTATATATGTGTACTGATTATGACGGAACAAGTAATCCTAACACAAGCGGAACATGGACAAAATTAACCGGAATAAATTATCCTTCCGGTTTCGATTGGACATGGGTTAGCTCCGGAGATGTTGATGTTTCAGCATTCGGAGGAAGTGCAAGCGTATTTTTAGCATTTAAATATAGAAGCTCCGCAACTGATGCCAGCACATGGGAAATTGATAAAATTTCAATCTCAATACCCTAAAATCTTATTGTTTTGAAAATAAAAAAACCGACAAGTTTATTTTGTCGGTTTTTTTGTGTTTTTAAATTTAGTTCGATAGAGGGAATGATTATTTATTTGTATTCCTAATGTGAATAATTTCAGCAGCAATACTTACTGCAATTTCTGCGGGTGTTTCGCTTTTAATTGTTACGCCTATCGGAGCAGAAACATGTTTGAAGTCATCTTTTTTAAAACCTTCTTTTTCGAGTAAAGAGTAAATTTCTTTTACTTTATTTTTGCTGCCCATCATACCGAGGTATGCAACTTTTTTGTTTAATAATTTTGAAAGTATTTTTTTATCGTTTGCATGGCTGAAACTTGCAATAATAATATAAATATTTTCTCCTTCCGGAATATAACTCTCAATATCGTCATATTTTATTATATGTTTTTCATTTGCATCTTTGTTTGCAACAAGTGTGTCAAGTTCCGGTCTGTTATCATAAATTTTAACGTAATAATCTAACATTTTCATTTGTTTTGATAATGCAAGCCCCACGTGTCCGCCTCCTATTATATATACAAAATGTTTATAACCTATAACTTCTTTATATATATTATTTACAAA
Proteins encoded in this window:
- a CDS encoding endonuclease; amino-acid sequence: MRKLLFFAILFLSSNLIFSQAQPPSDLSGSALRTWLKTNWYDGYHNTLGYDNARKQMYSYIDKKSDGQVYCVYTGFHQTASNTTYLNPINCEHTIPQSWFGSADPMVSDIFHLFPTHGDVNGARGSLDFAEINDNSTDKWYIVNGSNSGLTVLTSTPTSNIDAYSELNTSSNFEPREDHCGDVARAAFYFYTMYPTQAGSITGLASLQTLYDWHLQDPVDAWELQRNDRTESSQGNRNPYIDYPEIACRAWNLTCVVGVDELNKEITIIPNPSSNYIEINSKGLTMKTIHIYNLIGKNVLSFENLQQNKFSCNISMLNTGIYFIEITDINNKKILKKLIKE
- a CDS encoding choice-of-anchor J domain-containing protein; translated protein: MKKRLLLIVIIAFAFSGANAQILSEDFESTAGDGTDIVLTGWTNSAEVGTRAWQTKSYSNLYAQLSSYGSGEVNQGWLITPSLTLDGTNDFSFDVNIGYWTHVALTVFISTDFDGSNIAGATWTDITSNFSIPTTPTVGYGTFATAGTMSLSSYTGTAYIAFVYDGDDTGAGETTTVQIDNILVTGTVSVSEINSNLSIYPNPATSVLNINSDSNIKNIAISNVIGQRVMNVNDINANNYNLNVRNLTNGVYLINIENIDGTSSIAKFVKK
- a CDS encoding endonuclease/exonuclease/phosphatase family protein, which codes for MFNKILKTKTIFILFSALIFTSEIQAQKKQYKVACVGFYNLENLFDTIDSPDTYDYEFLPSGKKVWTGERYYKKLNKMADVISQIGDEVIKGGPHILGVSEIENRSVLEDLIKMPQLKSSNYGIIHYDSPDERGIDVGLIYRKDYFKILHTSSHVLKFSFDSTDETRAQLVVTGIYDGDTLNFIVNHWPSRGGGQKISEPKRNAAGDLSRLLVDSILFLDTDAKIIVMGDLNDNPDNESVKKHLFSNRHINKLKPGELFNPYYNVYKRGVGTTAYRDAWSLFDQLIISQGLISEDRSSFVYWKTNIFRKKFIISTEGRYKGYPKRTFSFDLFQNGYSDHFPVYLFLIKEK
- a CDS encoding TonB-dependent receptor: MRRLFFMSLFFVFAFSTIYAQSKISGTVKDKDTQKALSGVIVSLQGTEFSTKTDNTGKFELLNVPEGTYSLKLSFADFDNFSQKIKIGSSDVNLGEILMSENHIGGEDAIIELSNDELSGGDDDLQTNVSGILHGSRDVFLSTAGYTFGPMRFRLRGYDNKYSDLHMNGVQTNDMESGRAVWAYWGGLNDAVRNSETHKGIAEIDFGFGGIGGSTNINTRASQIRVGTKFTYSFTNRNYYHRAMFLHSTGMMENGWAFAFSGSKRYAEEGYTEGTFYDAYAYFAAAEKKFNDKHSIGIVAFGSPSKRGGRSATTQEVYDLTSGLYNGHKKYNPNWGWQDGEKRNAKITDSHTPMFIFTHYWDIDNSSKLQTSLSYSRGKYNKTSLNWYEGADPRPDYYRYLPSYMTGEDAITRRTEEFQNGERQIDWDAMYQANYTSFDTIYDADGIVGNTLTGRKSQFIVEDRRNENNQFQFNSVYKKMLNDNFKVTAGIQHRYYKARHYKTLLDLLGGEFIVDIDKYASRDLAGEGVDFNDIRYPNNIIDEVGEVFGNDYYATVNYSELWAQASYSLNKFDFYFTGNGSYTNFWRTGNMQNGKFPDNSFGDSEKPAFINYGVKFGSTYKISGMHFLHADAAYLTKAPDFRNAFVSPRTRNQIVDGLTSETILSAQGGYVLQSSKLKATLDVFYTEFKDQTEVRSFYFDEYNNFVNFVMTGINKTHQGIELGAEYTILPGLSVYGVGSLGYYRWTSRPSFSIYVDNSAEVQYNKETVYAEGFLIGGTPQTAYSAGFKYFAPKYWRVGVSANYLADRYLSFSALTRTVDAVKYTDHSTDEYTALIEQDRLPDSFTVDAFIGKSFRFDYKYYLNISLNVTNILNNTDIITGGYEQARLDLGNYDKFPPKYYYFSGLQYYLNINFRF
- a CDS encoding DUF5689 domain-containing protein, translated to MKNIIKITIVFASVFVIINGCVKENFDVTPEYVTTWQANTSISELRAMYVNEPVLITEDIIIKGVVISSDENGNFYKELFIQEGKSGIGIEIDQTYLYEKYPIGKMVYVKCKGLYLGMDYDVMKLGSNTAIDRIKSVEVDDYIDISTGGTPAEPMVITLDNLANADSLIGSLIKIENVQFDDPQQTYVAAGEHYAERSISDCSGNSIILSTSEYVDFKNDSLPAGNGTISAILSKFSGNYQLRINSGNDVNFIGTRCAKQNKQ
- a CDS encoding DUF5689 domain-containing protein; translation: MTKYIKITLFIIISMVLLSSCINNKFNEPDEAVYNTDIEATTTIAELVNLYEGALTYLDTNVVISGTVIANDKTGNFYKSIVIQDSTAGIEISLNAYELHNTYHIGDLIFVKCNGLYLGEYGGVVQLGAEYEGGIGRIEEPMIKDYLFKSEGGIPIKPKTFSLAAPNASYVNQLVILKDVQFGLNSLGETYGDAEFQLDRDIPVEDCDGNSVTVRTSGYADFARDTIATGNGNMIAVLSIYNGQFQLTLRDPSEVVFNNSRCGAVFQETFEGNLGAFNAYSVIGDNQIWEYSSSFDAAVMSGYDGGNFANEDWLISNAIDLSGYQNIVLNFRHAWNYRTSNGTNDVEVYMCTDYDGTSNPNTSGTWTKLTGINYPSGFDWTWVSSGDVDVSAFGGSASVFLAFKYRSSATDASTWEIDKISISIP
- a CDS encoding XdhC family protein, which produces MDIWNRILINLKQKKNLVLLIVVENKGSSPGRQGFKMLVVNDGKRYGSIGGGATEHKMVNRAEKMLAENITKPEIHEQIHRTDDEMHSSGMICSGENKVILYPLYDIHIDNIQEIAGHAILKDEITVKISTAEFRSKAGATIPGQYEFVNNIYKEVIGYKHFVYIIGGGHVGLALSKQMKMLDYYVKIYDNRPELDTLVANKDANEKHIIKYDDIESYIPEGENIYIIIASFSHANDKKILSKLLNKKVAYLGMMGSKNKVKEIYSLLEKEGFKKDDFKHVSAPIGVTIKSETPAEIAVSIAAEIIHIRNTNK